In a single window of the Verrucomicrobiota bacterium genome:
- a CDS encoding DUF3311 domain-containing protein: MKFTLLALLTIAVYVLHQDFWNWNRVEPLLFGFVPIGLAYHAAYSLAAAAWMWVLVKFAWPAHLEKTEPYREDGQPEGKPLYPHWSSSPTSPSSSTSASSPSARGGPPGRITSSPVARSGPTCSCSRFSART, from the coding sequence ATGAAATTCACCCTCCTTGCCTTGCTGACCATTGCGGTCTACGTGCTCCACCAGGATTTCTGGAACTGGAACCGGGTTGAGCCGCTGCTCTTCGGCTTCGTGCCCATCGGCCTAGCCTATCACGCCGCCTACTCGCTGGCCGCAGCCGCATGGATGTGGGTTCTCGTGAAGTTTGCCTGGCCCGCGCATCTGGAAAAAACCGAACCGTATCGTGAGGATGGTCAACCGGAGGGCAAACCTCTATACCCGCACTGGTCGTCTTCGCCTACCTCGCCGTCATCCTCTACATCGGCATCTTCGCCTTCCGCAAGGGGAGGGCCACCGGGGAGGATTACTTCGTCGCCAGTCGCTCGCTCGGGCCCTACGTGTTCCTGCTCTCGCTTTTCGGCACGAACATGA
- a CDS encoding heme-binding protein: MKKMWIALLILVVVIGLALAGCQATRAGYESATYTVVRSDGRFQVRDYPALTVVETPMGAGNRDGSDGSFMRLFRFITGGNEGKQKIAMTTPVFMSGSETNTTMAFVMPAKMKAGEVPRPSDGAVRVSELAAGRFVVLRFSGARNANQEAESLARLKAWMEAERFGVLSSPVYGYFDPPWTPAFLRRNEVMLRTEAGK; encoded by the coding sequence GTGAAAAAGATGTGGATTGCGCTGTTGATTCTCGTGGTGGTGATTGGCCTGGCGCTCGCGGGTTGCCAGGCCACGCGCGCGGGTTACGAGTCCGCGACTTACACAGTCGTGCGGTCGGATGGGAGGTTTCAGGTGCGCGATTACCCGGCGCTCACGGTGGTGGAGACACCGATGGGCGCTGGCAATCGGGACGGGAGCGACGGAAGTTTCATGCGGTTGTTCCGGTTCATCACCGGCGGCAACGAGGGCAAGCAGAAGATCGCCATGACCACGCCGGTGTTCATGTCGGGCAGCGAAACGAACACGACGATGGCCTTCGTGATGCCGGCCAAGATGAAAGCGGGCGAAGTTCCCAGGCCGTCGGATGGTGCGGTGAGGGTCAGCGAGCTGGCGGCGGGGCGGTTCGTGGTGTTGCGCTTCAGCGGCGCGCGCAACGCGAACCAGGAAGCGGAGTCGCTGGCGCGGTTAAAGGCGTGGATGGAAGCGGAACGCTTCGGCGTGCTGTCGTCGCCGGTGTATGGCTATTTCGATCCGCCGTGGACGCCGGCATTTCTGCGCCGCAACGAGGTCATGCTGCGGACGGAGGCGGGGAAGTGA
- a CDS encoding pyrrolo-quinoline quinone encodes MKLFSLFLVVTLATAAAAESNWPQWRGPHRDGQFNGPAWPEKLDTNHLQLAWRVELGPSYSGPIVSGDRVFTTETKDKKFEVVTAYDRKTGKQLWRAPWEGAMTVPFFAKSNGDWIRATPACDGESLFVAGMREVLVCLDVETGKERWRFDFVKKLEAPLPDFGFVCSPLVDGDAVYVQAGASLVKLNRRSGELVWRTLKDQGGMWGSVFSSPVFAELGGLRQLVVQTREKLAGIDPVDGRVLWEQPVEAFRGMNILTPVVHKDMLFTSTYGGKTIGFKVARAEGKFTVSEAWEHKAQGYMSTPVIRDGVAYNHLKSQRVMAIEVETGRELWTSDKSFGKYWSLVAQGNLILALDQRGQLFLLRANKDKYDQLDQRKLTSEETWAHLAVAGDELFVRELNALAAYRWRSAVNAPAQTRASGR; translated from the coding sequence ATGAAACTCTTCTCTTTGTTCCTCGTGGTTACGCTTGCCACTGCCGCCGCCGCTGAATCCAACTGGCCCCAATGGCGCGGGCCTCATCGCGACGGGCAGTTCAACGGACCAGCTTGGCCGGAGAAGCTCGACACGAATCACCTCCAGCTCGCCTGGCGCGTGGAACTGGGGCCGAGTTACTCCGGTCCCATCGTCTCGGGCGATCGGGTCTTCACCACCGAGACGAAGGACAAGAAGTTCGAGGTTGTCACCGCTTACGACCGGAAGACCGGGAAGCAACTCTGGCGCGCGCCGTGGGAGGGTGCGATGACTGTGCCGTTCTTTGCCAAGTCCAACGGCGACTGGATTCGGGCCACGCCCGCCTGCGATGGCGAAAGCCTGTTCGTGGCGGGGATGAGGGAGGTGCTGGTCTGCCTCGACGTAGAGACCGGCAAGGAACGCTGGCGGTTTGACTTCGTGAAGAAGTTGGAGGCGCCGTTGCCTGACTTCGGATTCGTCTGCTCACCGCTGGTGGACGGCGACGCGGTGTATGTGCAGGCCGGCGCCAGCTTGGTGAAGCTGAATCGGCGCAGTGGCGAACTGGTCTGGCGCACGCTCAAAGATCAGGGTGGCATGTGGGGCAGCGTCTTCTCGTCGCCGGTGTTTGCGGAACTTGGAGGCCTGAGGCAACTCGTCGTGCAGACACGGGAGAAGCTTGCGGGCATCGATCCGGTCGATGGCAGGGTGCTCTGGGAACAACCCGTCGAAGCGTTTCGCGGCATGAACATCCTCACGCCCGTTGTCCACAAGGACATGCTCTTCACCAGCACTTATGGCGGCAAGACGATTGGATTCAAAGTCGCGCGGGCCGAAGGCAAATTCACGGTCAGCGAGGCATGGGAGCACAAAGCTCAGGGCTACATGAGCACTCCCGTCATCAGGGACGGCGTGGCCTACAATCATCTCAAAAGCCAGCGCGTGATGGCCATCGAAGTCGAAACCGGCCGTGAGCTTTGGACCAGCGACAAATCCTTCGGCAAATATTGGAGTCTCGTCGCGCAAGGCAATCTCATCCTCGCCCTTGATCAGCGCGGACAGTTGTTCCTCCTTCGCGCGAACAAGGACAAGTACGACCAACTCGACCAGCGCAAGTTAACCAGCGAGGAAACGTGGGCGCATCTCGCCGTGGCGGGCGATGAACTTTTTGTCCGTGAACTGAACGCACTCGCCGCATATCGGTGGAGATCGGCGGTAAACGCACCAGCGCAGACTCGGGCCTCAGGCCGATGA
- a CDS encoding glycosyltransferase translates to MNFDTLAFVALILAAIPCGLFLVNLLVYRSLRKPKSASSEPISVLIPARNEEKNIRATLTAVLAHRDADCEVIVLDDHSIDSTASIVAEFAARDARVRLESAPPLPAGWCGKQHACHVLAGLARHPLLVFIDADVRLAPDALARLGGFMSRSGIALASGVPRQELGTFSERLLLPLIHFVLLGFLPMHAMRRTRWPSMSAGCGQLFIARRDAYEKCGGHSRLRDSLHDGIKLPRVFRQAGFRTDLFDATDIATCRMYQTNADTWRGLGKNATEGLAAPGTIVPMTALLLGGQVVPLILCAFAPLLSTLGLTLAVVATALAFLPRLVAVALFRQSLGSALLHPLGVLALLAIQWHALVRHLLGRPAEWKGRRYGRIAHRNLAKAA, encoded by the coding sequence ATGAACTTCGACACCCTCGCCTTCGTCGCACTGATTCTCGCGGCCATTCCATGCGGACTGTTCCTCGTGAACCTTTTGGTTTACCGTTCGCTGAGAAAGCCGAAATCGGCCAGCAGCGAGCCCATTTCCGTCCTGATTCCCGCGCGCAACGAGGAGAAGAATATTCGCGCCACACTGACGGCCGTGCTGGCCCATCGCGACGCGGATTGTGAAGTCATCGTGCTCGATGACCATTCGATCGATTCTACGGCGAGCATTGTCGCCGAGTTCGCCGCGCGCGACGCGCGGGTGCGGCTTGAATCCGCCCCGCCACTGCCCGCCGGTTGGTGCGGCAAACAGCACGCCTGCCATGTGCTGGCCGGGTTGGCGCGCCATCCCTTGCTTGTCTTCATCGATGCCGACGTGCGTCTGGCCCCCGATGCGCTGGCGAGGTTGGGCGGCTTCATGTCTCGTTCCGGGATCGCCCTGGCCAGTGGCGTGCCGCGGCAGGAACTCGGCACCTTCAGCGAGCGACTTCTGCTTCCTCTCATCCACTTCGTCCTGCTCGGTTTCCTCCCGATGCATGCCATGCGGCGGACGCGCTGGCCTTCCATGTCCGCCGGATGCGGCCAGCTGTTCATCGCGCGACGAGACGCCTATGAAAAGTGCGGGGGACATTCGAGACTTCGCGATTCGCTTCACGACGGAATCAAGCTGCCGCGCGTCTTTCGCCAGGCCGGCTTCCGCACCGACCTCTTCGACGCTACCGACATCGCCACATGCCGCATGTATCAAACCAACGCTGATACCTGGCGCGGATTGGGAAAGAATGCCACCGAGGGCCTTGCCGCGCCCGGCACCATCGTGCCGATGACGGCGCTGCTGCTCGGTGGACAGGTAGTGCCGCTGATCCTCTGCGCCTTCGCTCCGCTGCTCTCGACCTTGGGTCTGACCTTGGCTGTCGTGGCGACGGCGCTGGCCTTCCTGCCGCGCCTTGTCGCAGTCGCGTTATTTCGGCAATCGCTCGGCAGTGCGCTGTTGCATCCGCTCGGTGTTCTGGCGCTGCTGGCGATTCAGTGGCATGCGCTGGTGCGTCATCTTCTCGGACGCCCAGCCGAGTGGAAGGGACGCCGTTACGGACGGATTGCGCATCGGAACCTTGCGAAAGCCGCATGA
- a CDS encoding acyltransferase, with the protein MNAAKTSPLPPGLGLRQSAGALEVRGTSEAMDRGRGLPQTSTRPPISPVLLRWFIWYCRRYIRRHFHSLRVSIHGLPPDAAGHPLVVYTNHASWWDPLVGLVMKDIFFPERQLFAPIDAAMLARYGMFAKLGFFGVEQGTRRGAVQFLRTSQAILQSPEHLLAVTPQSCFADVRERPVKFQSGLGHLAARVERAEFVPMAMEFVFWEERLPEILVRFGEPVEVRREHAPQFTPDSWTAVFEQKLEAVQDALSLEAQRRDPSGFKTLLRGGAGQGGLYDLGRAIKAKLRGELFKKEHGTK; encoded by the coding sequence GTGAACGCCGCCAAAACCAGCCCGCTGCCGCCGGGTCTTGGACTCCGCCAGTCCGCTGGCGCTTTGGAAGTGCGAGGCACTTCCGAGGCGATGGACCGCGGAAGGGGCCTGCCGCAAACCTCGACTCGGCCGCCGATTTCTCCGGTTCTCCTCCGATGGTTCATCTGGTATTGCCGCCGCTACATTCGCCGGCATTTTCACTCGCTGCGGGTTTCGATCCATGGATTGCCGCCTGACGCCGCCGGTCATCCGCTTGTCGTCTATACGAACCACGCCTCATGGTGGGATCCGCTGGTGGGCCTGGTGATGAAGGACATCTTCTTCCCCGAACGCCAACTCTTCGCGCCCATCGACGCCGCCATGCTCGCGCGCTACGGGATGTTCGCGAAGCTCGGCTTCTTCGGCGTGGAGCAGGGCACTCGTCGCGGTGCGGTTCAGTTCCTTCGGACGAGCCAGGCCATCCTGCAGTCGCCAGAACACTTGCTGGCCGTCACCCCACAGAGCTGCTTTGCCGACGTGCGTGAACGGCCAGTGAAGTTTCAATCTGGTCTCGGGCATCTGGCCGCCCGGGTGGAGCGCGCGGAATTTGTCCCGATGGCGATGGAGTTCGTCTTCTGGGAGGAAAGACTGCCGGAAATCCTCGTCCGTTTTGGCGAACCCGTGGAGGTGCGTCGAGAACACGCCCCTCAGTTCACGCCTGACTCGTGGACGGCAGTCTTCGAGCAAAAGCTTGAGGCCGTCCAGGATGCCTTGTCGCTCGAGGCGCAGCGACGCGACCCATCCGGGTTCAAGACGCTCCTGCGCGGAGGCGCGGGTCAGGGCGGCCTCTACGATCTCGGGCGTGCCATCAAGGCCAAGCTGCGGGGGGAACTTTTCAAGAAGGAGCATGGAACCAAATGA
- the crtI gene encoding phytoene desaturase, which produces MKNSSQDRIGVIGAGLAGLASACVLAARGYKVVLFERNEWLGGKAAQLEGAGFRFDMGPTIVTIPSVLRRIFAEADRKMEDYLDMVRLDPQWRCFFQDGSVLNLMQNPEQMTGELERFAPGTNSGQSYLDFLKWSERLNDISQRFFFYKPIGGLRDMFDFKTAFDPSVLSDVLSMRMGRSVAGSVRSFTPDDRVAQMMDHFTQYVGSSPYGSPAILCGIAHMQTDEGIWYPMGGTRAVPVALEKLARELGVEIHTNTYITKILTQAGGVTGVRTNHGEEIPLRAIVSNCDAVRTHRELINGDVGRKFEKRRNYEAACSGVVLYLGLKKRYDHLAHHDFVFSRDPHEEFDWIYNKGEPAPDPTCYLAATTCSEPATAPAGGEALYVLVHTPYLRPHHDWKKMLPAYRQTILEKLKTTGQMPDLEERIVFERTLTPQDIHDRYHVLDGAIYGLASHGKFLGAFKPGNRSPDLRGLYLAGGAAHPGPGMPMVLMSGWIAADTLDKDGVAERRSADTPLSQPSHHELAGV; this is translated from the coding sequence ATGAAAAACTCCTCTCAAGACCGCATTGGCGTCATTGGCGCCGGACTGGCCGGCCTCGCCTCGGCCTGCGTGCTCGCGGCCCGCGGCTACAAGGTCGTCCTCTTTGAACGCAACGAATGGCTCGGCGGCAAGGCGGCGCAACTCGAAGGCGCCGGATTTCGCTTCGACATGGGTCCGACCATCGTCACGATTCCCTCTGTGCTGCGCCGCATCTTCGCCGAGGCGGATCGCAAGATGGAGGATTACCTCGACATGGTGCGGCTCGATCCGCAGTGGCGGTGCTTCTTCCAGGACGGGTCGGTGCTGAATCTGATGCAGAACCCGGAGCAGATGACGGGTGAGCTCGAACGCTTCGCTCCCGGCACGAACTCCGGCCAGAGTTATCTCGACTTCCTCAAGTGGAGCGAGCGCCTCAACGACATTTCGCAGCGTTTCTTCTTCTACAAACCCATTGGCGGCCTGCGTGACATGTTCGATTTCAAGACCGCGTTCGATCCGTCCGTGCTCAGTGACGTGCTCTCGATGCGCATGGGCCGCAGCGTGGCCGGTTCCGTTCGTTCCTTTACCCCCGACGATCGTGTGGCCCAGATGATGGATCACTTCACGCAATACGTCGGCTCCTCGCCCTACGGCTCGCCCGCCATCCTCTGCGGCATCGCCCACATGCAGACGGACGAAGGCATTTGGTACCCGATGGGCGGCACTCGCGCGGTGCCGGTCGCGTTGGAGAAACTCGCGCGTGAACTCGGCGTCGAGATTCACACGAATACCTACATCACGAAGATTCTGACGCAGGCCGGCGGCGTTACCGGCGTGCGCACGAATCACGGCGAAGAGATTCCGCTCCGGGCCATCGTGTCGAACTGCGACGCCGTGCGCACCCACCGCGAACTCATCAACGGTGACGTTGGCCGGAAGTTCGAAAAGCGTCGCAACTATGAAGCCGCGTGTTCAGGCGTGGTCCTCTACCTCGGCTTGAAGAAGCGTTACGACCATCTTGCGCATCACGATTTCGTTTTCAGCCGCGATCCGCATGAGGAGTTCGACTGGATTTACAACAAGGGCGAGCCCGCTCCGGACCCGACGTGTTATCTCGCCGCGACCACCTGCAGCGAACCTGCGACCGCGCCGGCAGGCGGTGAAGCGCTCTACGTGCTTGTGCACACGCCGTATCTGCGGCCGCATCACGACTGGAAGAAAATGCTGCCGGCCTATCGCCAGACGATCCTCGAGAAGCTCAAGACCACAGGCCAGATGCCGGACCTCGAAGAGCGCATCGTGTTCGAACGCACGCTGACTCCGCAGGACATTCACGATCGCTATCACGTTCTCGACGGCGCCATCTACGGCCTCGCAAGCCACGGCAAGTTCCTCGGGGCCTTCAAGCCGGGCAATCGTTCACCGGACTTGCGGGGGCTCTATCTCGCAGGCGGCGCCGCGCATCCCGGACCCGGCATGCCGATGGTGCTGATGAGCGGATGGATCGCCGCGGATACCCTTGACAAAGATGGCGTGGCCGAGCGACGGAGCGCCGACACGCCTCTCTCCCAGCCGTCCCACCATGAATTGGCCGGGGTGTGA